From Hippea alviniae EP5-r, the proteins below share one genomic window:
- a CDS encoding flagellar basal body protein, giving the protein MNINTSLSGIKNAFYRQDVTANNVANINTENYKQINVINEEAKNGGVVARTQVSKAAANRNGNNVNLVDQMVNQINNPNYEKANINVLRTQNAMIGSLIDLKA; this is encoded by the coding sequence ATGAATATAAATACATCACTGAGCGGGATAAAGAACGCATTTTACAGGCAAGATGTAACGGCAAACAATGTGGCAAACATAAACACAGAAAATTACAAACAGATTAATGTAATAAATGAAGAAGCCAAAAATGGCGGTGTTGTTGCAAGAACGCAGGTTTCTAAAGCTGCAGCAAACAGAAATGGAAATAATGTAAATTTAGTTGACCAGATGGTTAATCAGATAAACAATCCGAATTATGAGAAGGCAAACATAAATGTTTTAAGAACTCAGAATGCTATGATAGGTAGTCTTATAGATTTAAAAGCTTAA